The following proteins are encoded in a genomic region of Variovorax paradoxus:
- a CDS encoding PaaI family thioesterase: MNETLTEAESMARPVAGPDRHVPFLELLAASRDFAADGKAVVSLDLRPELCNNHGGGHGGVVMTLLDSAMAHAALSRIGYSREVVTIDMHIGFMRPAAGRLVATGRATGGGRSVCFCEAELIDGGGTVVAKAMGTFRYRAPADAKAAVDASCRN, encoded by the coding sequence ATGAACGAAACCCTCACCGAAGCCGAATCGATGGCGCGCCCCGTCGCGGGACCCGATCGCCACGTGCCCTTTCTCGAACTGCTCGCCGCCAGCCGCGACTTTGCCGCCGACGGCAAGGCGGTGGTCTCGCTCGACCTGCGGCCCGAGCTGTGCAACAACCACGGCGGCGGCCATGGCGGCGTCGTCATGACGCTGCTCGACAGCGCCATGGCGCATGCCGCGCTCAGCCGCATCGGCTACAGCCGCGAAGTGGTGACCATCGACATGCACATCGGCTTCATGCGCCCCGCGGCAGGCCGCCTCGTGGCCACCGGCCGCGCGACGGGCGGTGGGCGCTCGGTGTGTTTTTGCGAAGCCGAGCTGATCGACGGCGGCGGAACCGTGGTGGCCAAGGCGATGGGCACCTTCCGCTACCGCGCGCCGGCCGATGCAAAAGCCGCCGTCGATGCGTCTTGCCGCAACTGA
- a CDS encoding lipid-transfer protein, which produces MKRKVIVAGVGMIPFSKPGKSDPYLVMGERAARLALDDARVPYAEVQQACVSYVYGDSTAGQAAIYRVGLTGVPVFNLNNNCSSGSSALFLARQAVESGMVECALALGFEQMVPGALKGAYDDRPSPMARFAEEMTALQGFDPAAPRAAQFFGGAGRDYMKEYGIRADTFGRISVKARQHAARNPMAVFRDTVTLDEVMAAPTVFEPMTRLQCCPPTCGAAAAVVCSEDFARRHGIDTTVSIAAQAMTTDRPSTFDAHDMRKVVGYDMTVAAARQVYEAAGIGPEDIDVVELHDCFTANELITYEGLGLTPEGTAEKFILEGDNTYGGRVVTNPSGGLLSKGHPLGATGLAQCAELTWQLRGQAEQRQVEGARLALQHNLGLGGACVVTLYQRA; this is translated from the coding sequence ATGAAACGCAAAGTCATCGTTGCCGGCGTCGGCATGATTCCCTTCAGCAAACCCGGCAAGAGCGACCCTTACCTCGTGATGGGCGAGCGTGCCGCGCGCCTTGCGCTCGACGATGCACGCGTGCCCTATGCCGAAGTGCAGCAGGCCTGCGTGAGCTATGTGTATGGCGACTCGACCGCCGGCCAGGCCGCCATCTACCGTGTCGGCCTCACCGGCGTGCCGGTGTTCAACCTCAACAACAACTGCTCCAGCGGATCGAGCGCGCTCTTCCTCGCGCGGCAGGCCGTCGAGAGCGGCATGGTCGAATGCGCGCTGGCGCTGGGCTTCGAGCAGATGGTGCCGGGCGCGCTGAAGGGCGCGTACGACGACCGCCCCTCGCCGATGGCGCGCTTCGCCGAAGAAATGACCGCCCTGCAGGGCTTCGACCCCGCCGCACCGCGCGCTGCGCAATTCTTCGGCGGCGCCGGGCGCGACTACATGAAGGAATACGGCATCCGCGCCGACACCTTCGGCCGCATCTCGGTCAAGGCGCGCCAGCATGCGGCGCGCAACCCGATGGCCGTGTTCCGCGACACCGTCACGCTCGACGAGGTGATGGCCGCGCCGACGGTGTTCGAGCCGATGACGCGGCTGCAGTGCTGCCCGCCCACCTGCGGCGCCGCCGCGGCCGTGGTGTGCTCGGAAGACTTCGCGCGGCGCCACGGCATCGACACCACGGTTTCGATTGCCGCGCAAGCCATGACGACCGACAGGCCCAGCACCTTCGACGCCCACGACATGCGCAAGGTGGTCGGCTACGACATGACGGTGGCCGCCGCCCGGCAGGTGTACGAGGCGGCCGGCATCGGCCCCGAAGACATCGACGTGGTGGAGCTGCACGACTGCTTCACCGCCAATGAGCTCATCACCTACGAAGGGCTCGGCCTCACGCCCGAAGGCACGGCGGAAAAATTCATTCTCGAAGGCGACAACACTTATGGCGGCCGCGTGGTCACCAATCCGTCCGGCGGGCTGCTTTCCAAGGGCCATCCCCTCGGTGCGACCGGGTTGGCCCAATGTGCCGAACTCACCTGGCAGCTGCGCGGCCAGGCCGAACAGCGGCAGGTGGAGGGCGCGCGCCTCGCGCTGCAGCACAACCTTGGGCTGGGCGGCGCCTGCGTGGTCACGCTCTACCAGCGCGCTTGA
- a CDS encoding long-chain-fatty-acid--CoA ligase: MTDRSALAETPPSHWPRGLPARIHVPRITLWQQLESAALRFPDKPAIFFCENAVTYAALHGQAVRLAGHLQQHGVNRGDRVLLLSQNCPQFVVAFHAIVRAGGVVVPINAMSTAAEVSHYLADSGARVACVAQELLAAVAPALQDGRLAHAVVHTYSDALGHPPTQPVPDSVTAARMPLDLPRAVAWQAALADAPPPHDVDTQPTDLCLLPYTSGTTGHPKGCMHTHRTVLASTYGAALWRGLHAEAVVLAVAPLFHMLGLQNAMLMPISQGATVVMLPRWDVVAAGRAIERYRVTTWAAPPAMLNDFFAHPETVQRDLRSLSMLNGGGAPMPQAVAALLRERFGISYVEGYGLTETASFLHGNPPGNGKTLSLGLPAFGVDSRIVDPVTLAPLPDGEVGELVTHGEQLMLGYWNNPEADAAAFFERDGKRFFRTGDLACRDADGFFFMRDRLKRMINVSGFKVWPAEVEDLLHQHPAVHEACVVAVPDARQGESVRALVVCRPGAQVDVEGIAAWCRERLSAYKVPRSVVFRSALPKSETGKVRWRLLQEEAMAEVERAVH, from the coding sequence ATGACCGACCGCTCCGCCCTCGCCGAGACCCCGCCATCGCACTGGCCGCGCGGGCTGCCCGCACGCATTCACGTGCCGCGCATCACGCTGTGGCAGCAGCTCGAATCGGCGGCGCTGCGCTTTCCCGACAAGCCCGCTATCTTCTTCTGCGAGAACGCCGTCACCTATGCCGCGTTGCACGGCCAGGCCGTGCGGCTGGCCGGCCACCTGCAGCAGCACGGCGTGAACCGCGGCGACCGCGTGCTGCTGCTGAGCCAGAACTGCCCGCAGTTCGTGGTCGCGTTTCATGCCATCGTGCGCGCGGGCGGCGTGGTGGTTCCGATCAATGCCATGAGCACCGCGGCCGAGGTGTCGCACTACCTGGCCGACAGCGGCGCCCGCGTGGCTTGCGTGGCGCAGGAACTGCTCGCGGCGGTGGCACCTGCGCTGCAAGACGGGCGGCTCGCACATGCCGTCGTGCACACCTACTCCGATGCATTGGGGCACCCGCCCACGCAGCCGGTGCCCGACAGCGTGACAGCGGCGCGCATGCCGCTCGACCTGCCCCGCGCGGTGGCGTGGCAGGCGGCGTTGGCCGACGCGCCGCCGCCGCATGACGTGGACACGCAGCCCACCGACCTGTGCCTGCTGCCCTACACCTCGGGCACCACGGGCCATCCCAAGGGCTGCATGCACACGCACCGCACCGTGCTGGCTTCGACGTACGGCGCCGCCCTGTGGCGCGGCCTGCATGCCGAGGCGGTGGTGCTCGCGGTGGCGCCGCTCTTTCACATGCTCGGGCTGCAGAACGCCATGCTGATGCCGATTTCGCAAGGCGCCACCGTCGTGATGCTGCCGCGCTGGGATGTGGTGGCCGCGGGCCGCGCCATCGAGCGCTACCGTGTCACCACCTGGGCCGCGCCGCCCGCGATGCTGAACGACTTCTTCGCGCACCCCGAAACCGTGCAGCGCGACCTGCGCAGCCTCAGCATGCTCAACGGCGGCGGCGCCCCGATGCCGCAGGCGGTTGCCGCTCTGCTGCGGGAGCGCTTCGGTATTTCGTATGTGGAAGGCTATGGGCTCACCGAGACGGCCTCGTTCCTGCACGGCAACCCGCCGGGCAACGGCAAGACGCTGTCGCTCGGCCTGCCGGCTTTCGGCGTCGATTCACGCATCGTCGACCCGGTCACGCTGGCGCCGCTGCCCGACGGCGAAGTCGGCGAACTCGTCACGCATGGCGAGCAGCTCATGCTCGGCTACTGGAACAACCCCGAAGCCGACGCGGCCGCCTTCTTCGAGCGGGACGGCAAGCGCTTCTTTCGCACCGGCGACCTTGCGTGCCGCGATGCCGACGGCTTCTTCTTCATGCGCGACCGGCTCAAACGCATGATCAATGTCAGCGGCTTCAAGGTGTGGCCGGCCGAGGTGGAAGACCTTCTTCACCAGCACCCGGCCGTGCACGAGGCCTGCGTGGTGGCCGTGCCGGACGCCCGCCAGGGTGAGTCCGTACGCGCGCTGGTGGTGTGCAGGCCGGGCGCGCAGGTCGATGTGGAAGGCATTGCCGCGTGGTGCCGCGAGCGGCTTTCGGCCTACAAGGTGCCGCGCAGCGTGGTGTTCCGCAGTGCGCTGCCCAAATCGGAAACCGGCAAGGTGCGGTGGCGGCTGCTGCAGGAAGAAGCCATGGCCGAAGTCGAACGCGCCGTGCACTGA
- a CDS encoding MaoC family dehydratase has product MTSTTSHILRFADLQVGDTLPALELEPVSRLMLALYCGASGDHNPIHVDIDFARSAGQADVFAHGMLSMAWLGRLLTNWAPPSALRSYGVRFAAITHVGDRVRCEGRVAEKFEVGGERRMRLELSTIDQNGQVKLTGDAVVALP; this is encoded by the coding sequence ATGACCTCGACAACTTCGCACATTCTCCGCTTCGCCGACCTGCAGGTCGGCGATACGCTGCCCGCGCTCGAACTCGAACCCGTTTCGCGCCTGATGCTCGCGCTGTACTGCGGCGCATCGGGCGACCACAACCCGATTCACGTCGACATCGACTTCGCACGCAGCGCCGGGCAGGCCGACGTGTTCGCCCACGGCATGCTGTCGATGGCCTGGCTCGGCCGGCTGCTGACGAACTGGGCGCCGCCCTCGGCGCTGCGCAGCTACGGCGTGCGCTTTGCGGCCATCACGCACGTGGGCGACCGGGTGCGTTGCGAAGGCCGCGTGGCCGAGAAATTCGAAGTGGGCGGCGAGCGCCGCATGCGGCTCGAGCTCTCCACCATCGATCAGAACGGCCAGGTCAAGCTCACGGGCGATGCCGTGGTGGCCCTGCCTTGA
- a CDS encoding MaoC family dehydratase N-terminal domain-containing protein, translated as MIDRRFIGHALPAFDVRVEAGRLRFFAKATGQTDPLYVDEEAARAAGLPGLLVPPTFLFCLEMDAPDPAAIRNLLGMDYRRLLHGEQQFTYHAPAHAGDTLRFEQRIEDIYDKKGGALEFVVRRTQVRNQRDARVAELRAVTVLRNA; from the coding sequence ATGATCGACCGCCGCTTCATCGGCCACGCCCTCCCCGCCTTCGATGTGCGCGTGGAGGCCGGCCGGCTGCGCTTCTTCGCCAAGGCCACGGGCCAGACCGATCCGCTGTACGTGGATGAAGAAGCGGCTCGCGCAGCCGGCCTGCCCGGGTTGCTCGTGCCGCCCACATTCCTGTTCTGCCTGGAGATGGATGCGCCCGACCCCGCCGCCATCCGCAACCTGCTGGGCATGGACTACCGCAGGCTGCTGCACGGCGAGCAGCAGTTCACGTATCACGCCCCGGCGCACGCCGGCGACACGCTGCGCTTCGAGCAACGCATCGAGGACATCTACGACAAGAAAGGCGGCGCGCTGGAGTTCGTGGTGCGCCGCACGCAGGTACGCAACCAGCGCGATGCGCGCGTAGCCGAACTGCGCGCCGTGACCGTGCTGCGCAATGCCTGA
- a CDS encoding AraC family transcriptional regulator: MAPRQTPTHSTRHTIGIQHVDQILIGARARGADVDALLQRAGISAALLDAPLSRVTQDQFAALIFALRHRLRDELWGLCSQPVPTGSFAQATRLLIRCRTLGEALTLGLRHYRLLLSDFVPRLHVQQGEATFALVPRVPLTASVAYAQRAFSFLAYGLVSWLVARRVPLLQVDYPHQDERASDAPALFQAPVRFGTGCTGWCFEARWLELPVVQNEQSLEEFLRQAPASLLVKYRDQTSMTERIRRILRRQLADELPSLEAVGKQLAVTPQTLRRRLAEEGQGYRAIKDDLRRDAAIEYLARPELNLVEIAQRLGFSEASTFHRAFKHWTGVAPGEYRTTRLREH; the protein is encoded by the coding sequence ATGGCCCCCAGGCAGACACCGACACACAGCACGCGTCACACCATCGGCATCCAGCACGTCGATCAGATCCTGATCGGCGCGCGTGCGCGGGGCGCCGATGTGGATGCGCTGCTGCAGCGTGCGGGCATCTCGGCGGCGCTGCTCGATGCGCCGCTTTCGCGGGTCACACAGGACCAGTTCGCGGCCCTCATCTTTGCGCTTCGCCACCGGTTGCGCGATGAGCTGTGGGGCCTGTGCAGCCAGCCGGTACCGACCGGGAGCTTTGCGCAGGCCACGCGCCTCCTGATCCGCTGCCGCACGCTCGGAGAGGCCCTGACGCTGGGACTGCGCCACTACCGTTTGCTGCTCAGCGATTTCGTGCCGCGCCTGCATGTGCAGCAAGGCGAGGCCACGTTCGCGCTGGTGCCGCGCGTGCCGCTCACGGCTTCGGTGGCGTACGCCCAGCGGGCGTTCTCTTTTCTTGCCTATGGACTGGTGTCGTGGCTCGTCGCGCGGCGCGTACCGCTGCTGCAGGTGGACTACCCGCACCAGGACGAGCGCGCCAGCGATGCGCCCGCGTTGTTCCAGGCACCGGTGCGTTTTGGCACGGGCTGCACCGGCTGGTGCTTCGAGGCGCGCTGGCTCGAACTGCCGGTGGTGCAGAACGAGCAAAGCCTCGAAGAATTTTTGCGTCAGGCACCGGCGAGCCTGCTGGTGAAGTACCGCGACCAGACCAGCATGACCGAGCGCATCCGCCGAATCTTGCGTCGTCAGTTGGCCGATGAACTGCCTTCTCTCGAAGCGGTCGGCAAACAGCTGGCCGTCACGCCGCAGACATTGCGCCGCCGCCTGGCCGAAGAAGGCCAAGGCTACCGTGCCATCAAGGACGACCTGCGGCGCGATGCCGCCATCGAGTACCTGGCGCGGCCCGAGCTGAACCTGGTCGAAATCGCGCAGCGGCTCGGCTTCTCCGAAGCCAGCACTTTTCACCGCGCCTTCAAGCACTGGACCGGCGTGGCCCCGGGCGAATACCGAACCACGCGGCTGCGCGAGCACTGA
- a CDS encoding tripartite tricarboxylate transporter substrate binding protein produces MQTSSFPSAHPALTRRALGAGALAVIGMAALGRHGTALAAEFPSKPITVILPFPAGGMLDAVVRAMLDAASQEIGQPFVLTHRAGAGGVTGTASLTTMGDADGYTLAVMHNTVIRQPHMIKVPWDPRTDFSYVIGMAGLATGIAVAADAPWKNLADLLADARKRPGEISWGNVGSTSINRIYAERLARAAGVKFNFIPFKGGNEQLTALIGRHLDVSGDPGFGAMATGGKVRVLATFTEERLKRWPDVPTVREQGYNLVIQSPFGLVAPKNLDPKISARLQTALRKGMEDATYQRLLSDFDLAAWPMDGTAFRAYALAQYTREKQMLDEVGFKPE; encoded by the coding sequence ATGCAGACCTCATCTTTTCCTTCCGCCCATCCGGCGCTGACACGCCGGGCCCTCGGTGCCGGTGCGCTCGCCGTAATCGGCATGGCGGCGCTCGGTCGGCACGGCACGGCGCTGGCGGCCGAGTTTCCGTCCAAGCCCATCACCGTCATCCTCCCGTTTCCGGCGGGCGGCATGCTCGACGCGGTGGTGCGCGCCATGCTCGACGCGGCCTCGCAGGAAATCGGCCAGCCCTTCGTGCTGACGCACAGGGCGGGAGCGGGCGGCGTCACGGGCACGGCCAGCCTCACGACCATGGGTGACGCCGACGGCTACACGCTGGCCGTGATGCACAACACCGTCATCCGCCAGCCGCACATGATCAAGGTGCCGTGGGACCCGCGGACCGACTTCAGCTACGTGATCGGCATGGCCGGCCTGGCCACCGGCATTGCGGTGGCGGCCGATGCGCCATGGAAAAACCTCGCGGACCTGCTGGCCGATGCCAGGAAGCGCCCGGGCGAGATCAGCTGGGGCAACGTCGGCAGCACCAGCATCAACCGCATCTATGCCGAGCGGCTGGCGCGCGCGGCAGGCGTCAAGTTCAACTTCATTCCGTTCAAGGGCGGCAACGAGCAGCTCACCGCCCTCATCGGCCGCCACCTCGACGTGTCGGGCGACCCGGGTTTCGGCGCGATGGCAACAGGCGGCAAGGTGCGCGTGCTGGCCACGTTCACCGAAGAGCGCCTGAAGCGCTGGCCCGACGTGCCGACGGTCAGGGAACAGGGTTACAACCTCGTGATCCAGTCGCCGTTCGGACTGGTGGCCCCGAAGAATCTCGATCCGAAGATTTCCGCGCGCTTGCAGACGGCGCTGCGCAAGGGCATGGAAGACGCGACCTACCAGCGCCTCCTGAGCGATTTCGACCTTGCCGCTTGGCCGATGGACGGCACCGCATTCCGCGCCTACGCGCTGGCCCAGTACACACGCGAGAAGCAGATGCTCGACGAGGTCGGCTTCAAGCCCGAATGA
- a CDS encoding tripartite tricarboxylate transporter substrate binding protein, with protein MTYRALSRRQALGALAASAACLAAAPAVLAQPPAYPHKPVTLILPFPAGGASDAQMRAIALALGKEIGQTVVVVNQAGLAGTLAPAAMARNAAPDGYTISVAPATLFRLLHLQKVSYDPVTDFTYIINLTGFTNGFVVRDDAPWKTLQDLLDDAKRRPGQISYSSTGVGSGGHIAMERLSRATGLKFNFIPFKGMAEETSALLGGHIDVISDPGWGALVESGKARVLATLGDKRLKRWPQVPTLKEMGHDITVNSPVGIVGPKGMDPALVKTLHDAFHRAMKDPAYQRALELYDQPDLYMSSAAYQQYAAEQTAREKIFIEQLGIKLQ; from the coding sequence ATGACGTATCGCGCTCTTTCCCGCCGCCAGGCCCTTGGCGCACTTGCCGCATCGGCCGCGTGCCTTGCCGCCGCGCCGGCGGTCCTGGCCCAGCCGCCCGCCTATCCGCACAAGCCCGTGACGCTGATCCTGCCCTTTCCCGCGGGGGGTGCCAGCGATGCGCAGATGCGTGCCATTGCATTGGCGCTGGGCAAGGAAATCGGCCAGACGGTTGTGGTGGTCAACCAGGCGGGCCTGGCCGGCACGCTGGCGCCGGCGGCCATGGCGCGCAACGCGGCACCCGACGGCTACACCATCTCCGTCGCTCCGGCCACGCTGTTTCGCCTGCTGCATCTGCAGAAGGTGAGCTACGACCCGGTGACCGACTTCACCTACATCATCAATCTCACGGGCTTCACCAACGGCTTTGTCGTGCGCGACGACGCACCTTGGAAGACGCTGCAAGACCTGCTCGACGACGCCAAGCGCCGTCCGGGACAGATCAGCTACAGCTCGACCGGCGTGGGCAGCGGCGGCCACATTGCAATGGAACGCCTGTCGCGCGCCACGGGCCTGAAGTTCAACTTCATTCCGTTCAAGGGCATGGCCGAGGAAACCAGCGCGCTGCTCGGCGGGCATATCGACGTCATCTCCGACCCCGGTTGGGGCGCGCTGGTCGAGAGCGGCAAGGCCCGCGTGCTCGCCACCCTGGGCGACAAGCGCCTGAAGCGCTGGCCGCAGGTGCCCACGCTGAAGGAAATGGGCCACGACATCACCGTCAATTCGCCGGTCGGCATCGTCGGTCCCAAGGGCATGGACCCGGCGCTGGTGAAGACGCTGCACGACGCATTCCACCGCGCGATGAAAGACCCGGCGTACCAGCGTGCGCTGGAGCTCTACGACCAGCCCGACCTCTACATGTCGAGCGCGGCGTACCAGCAATACGCCGCCGAGCAGACGGCGCGCGAAAAGATCTTCATCGAACAGCTCGGCATCAAGCTGCAGTAG
- a CDS encoding CaiB/BaiF CoA transferase family protein: METTGASRPPLAGIRVLDLTRLLPGPVCTLHLADLGAEVLKIEDTGLGDYAAPALRAMVQRNKKGMRLDLKQADGVALLHRLAETADVLVEGFRPGVMDRLGVGYAALSAVNPRLVYCSITGFGQTGPYRDEPGHDLNYCALSGVSDQIGRDDAGPALSNLPIADLLGGSMNAVMGILAALFDAARTGTGRHVDISMADGVLAHALVPLVTLATQGATRRAGLDKLSGALPCYAMYRTQDGRHLSVGALEYKFWERFCDVLGRPDLKPMHMPPDRATAERVRADVAALIEARPLAYWADVFHGRQCCVTPVLRLEEALVHENFIARGMVHPPAAEGGAPQLACPVRMTGFEFSIERPAPSPGQDTDEVLTALGHDEATRADLRRRGVVG; this comes from the coding sequence ATGGAGACAACCGGCGCATCGCGCCCGCCGCTGGCCGGCATTCGCGTACTCGACCTGACCCGCTTGCTGCCTGGGCCGGTCTGCACGCTGCACCTGGCCGACCTTGGCGCCGAGGTGCTCAAGATCGAGGACACGGGCCTTGGCGACTACGCCGCGCCGGCCCTGCGCGCCATGGTCCAGCGCAACAAGAAAGGCATGCGGCTCGACCTGAAGCAAGCCGACGGCGTGGCGCTGCTGCACCGCCTGGCCGAAACCGCCGACGTGCTGGTCGAAGGCTTCAGGCCGGGCGTGATGGACCGGCTGGGCGTGGGCTATGCCGCCCTTTCCGCGGTGAACCCGCGCCTGGTCTATTGCAGCATTACCGGCTTTGGGCAGACCGGGCCTTACCGCGACGAGCCGGGGCACGACCTGAACTACTGCGCGCTCAGCGGCGTCAGCGACCAGATCGGCCGCGACGACGCGGGCCCCGCCCTCTCCAACCTGCCCATCGCCGATTTGCTCGGCGGCTCGATGAACGCAGTGATGGGCATTCTTGCCGCCTTGTTCGATGCGGCGCGCACCGGCACCGGCCGCCATGTGGACATCTCCATGGCCGACGGCGTGCTGGCGCATGCGCTGGTGCCGCTGGTCACGCTGGCCACGCAGGGCGCCACGCGCCGCGCGGGCCTCGACAAGCTCAGCGGCGCGCTGCCCTGCTATGCCATGTACCGCACGCAGGACGGGCGGCACCTTTCGGTCGGCGCGCTCGAATACAAGTTTTGGGAGCGCTTCTGCGACGTGCTCGGCCGGCCCGACCTGAAGCCGATGCACATGCCGCCCGACCGCGCCACCGCCGAGCGGGTTCGCGCCGACGTGGCGGCTCTTATCGAGGCACGGCCGCTCGCGTACTGGGCCGACGTGTTCCATGGCCGGCAGTGCTGCGTCACGCCCGTGCTGCGGCTCGAAGAGGCGCTGGTGCACGAGAACTTCATCGCGCGCGGCATGGTGCATCCGCCGGCCGCCGAAGGCGGCGCGCCGCAGCTGGCCTGCCCCGTGAGGATGACCGGCTTCGAGTTTTCGATCGAGCGGCCGGCGCCCTCGCCGGGCCAGGACACCGACGAGGTGCTCACCGCGCTGGGGCACGACGAAGCCACGCGCGCCGACCTGCGCCGGCGCGGCGTGGTGGGCTGA
- a CDS encoding SDR family NAD(P)-dependent oxidoreductase — protein sequence MNKLNKLHDKVALVSGSGRGIGRSIALKLASEGARVVVNDLDEAPAAETVAAIREAGGQAVACIGSVTQPDFGARFVGTAIETYGGLDIIVNNAGYTWDNVIQKMSDEQWEDILAVHLTAPFRILRAAAGFIREASKREAEAGTPVLRKVVNISSTSGVYGNAGQANYAAAKSGINGLTKALAKEWGRYKVNVNSVAFGLIRTRLTEADANADASIDIDGRQIKVGVNPQILKNAESLIPLGRGGTAEEAAGAVYLFCIPESDYVSGQVLVCGGGRP from the coding sequence ATGAACAAGCTGAACAAGTTGCACGACAAGGTGGCCCTGGTGTCGGGCTCGGGGCGCGGCATCGGCCGCAGCATCGCACTCAAGCTTGCGAGCGAAGGCGCGCGCGTGGTGGTCAACGACCTCGACGAGGCACCGGCCGCCGAAACCGTGGCGGCCATCCGCGAGGCCGGCGGCCAGGCCGTGGCCTGCATCGGAAGCGTGACGCAGCCCGACTTCGGCGCGCGCTTCGTCGGCACCGCGATCGAAACCTATGGCGGGCTGGACATCATCGTCAACAACGCCGGCTACACCTGGGACAACGTGATCCAGAAGATGAGCGACGAGCAATGGGAAGACATCCTCGCCGTGCACCTGACCGCGCCCTTTCGCATCCTGCGGGCCGCGGCCGGCTTCATCCGCGAAGCGTCCAAGCGCGAGGCCGAGGCCGGCACGCCGGTGCTGCGCAAGGTGGTGAACATCTCCTCGACCTCGGGCGTCTACGGCAACGCGGGCCAAGCCAACTACGCGGCGGCCAAGTCGGGCATCAATGGGCTGACCAAGGCGCTTGCAAAGGAATGGGGCCGCTACAAGGTCAACGTGAACAGCGTGGCCTTCGGCCTCATCAGGACGCGGTTGACCGAGGCGGACGCCAACGCCGATGCCAGCATCGACATCGACGGCCGCCAGATCAAGGTCGGCGTGAACCCGCAGATACTCAAGAACGCCGAATCGCTGATACCGCTGGGCCGTGGCGGCACGGCCGAAGAAGCGGCGGGCGCCGTCTACCTGTTCTGCATTCCCGAGTCGGACTACGTCAGCGGACAGGTGCTGGTCTGCGGCGGCGGCCGTCCCTGA
- a CDS encoding acyl-CoA dehydrogenase family protein: MPLPTAARPWMDAELSMLADTARRFFETECVPRQEEWARQHHPDRAIWRRAGELGLLCPGIPEAYGGGGGGVLHEAVICEEQGRALVNSFSLNVHSGILAHYLLGYGSEEQKLRWLPKMASGDMVGAIAMTEPGAGTDLQRIKTSARLDGNHYVLDGAKTFITNGLHADLVCVAVKTDPAQGAKGISLLMVETVDLPGFRRGKLLEKVGQRGQDTVELFFDEVRVPAWNLLGDTEGRGFVQLMQQLPRERLLIAVGAAATMQRAVDDTVAYAAQRQIFGDTLMSLQNTRFRLAECQTQATIARSFVDDCMARLLRGELDAATAAMAKWWSTDALCRVADECVQIHGGYGYMSEYPIARIWADARVGRIYGGSTEVMKEIIARAIEP, from the coding sequence ATGCCCTTGCCCACCGCTGCACGCCCCTGGATGGACGCCGAGCTGTCCATGCTGGCCGACACCGCACGCCGCTTCTTCGAAACGGAGTGCGTGCCGCGCCAGGAAGAATGGGCGCGCCAGCACCACCCCGATCGCGCCATCTGGCGCCGCGCGGGCGAGCTCGGCCTGCTGTGCCCGGGCATTCCGGAAGCCTACGGCGGCGGTGGCGGCGGCGTGCTGCATGAGGCGGTGATCTGCGAAGAGCAAGGCCGCGCGCTGGTCAACAGCTTCAGCCTCAACGTGCACAGCGGCATCCTCGCGCATTACCTGCTGGGCTACGGCTCTGAAGAGCAAAAGCTGCGCTGGCTGCCGAAGATGGCCAGCGGGGACATGGTCGGCGCCATTGCCATGACCGAACCCGGGGCGGGCACCGACCTTCAGCGCATCAAGACCTCGGCGCGGCTGGACGGCAACCACTACGTTCTGGACGGTGCCAAGACCTTCATCACCAACGGCCTGCATGCCGACCTGGTGTGCGTCGCGGTGAAGACCGACCCTGCACAGGGCGCCAAGGGCATTTCGCTGCTGATGGTGGAAACCGTCGACCTGCCGGGCTTCCGGCGCGGCAAGCTGCTCGAGAAGGTGGGACAGCGCGGCCAGGACACGGTCGAACTGTTCTTCGACGAGGTGCGCGTGCCGGCTTGGAACCTGCTCGGCGACACCGAAGGCCGCGGCTTCGTGCAGCTCATGCAGCAGCTGCCGCGCGAGCGGTTGCTCATTGCAGTGGGCGCCGCCGCCACGATGCAGCGCGCGGTGGACGACACCGTGGCCTACGCCGCGCAACGCCAGATCTTCGGCGACACCCTGATGAGCCTGCAGAACACGCGCTTCCGCCTCGCTGAATGCCAGACGCAGGCGACCATTGCACGTAGCTTCGTCGACGACTGCATGGCCCGCCTGCTGCGCGGCGAGCTGGACGCCGCCACCGCTGCCATGGCCAAGTGGTGGAGCACCGACGCACTGTGCCGCGTGGCCGACGAGTGCGTGCAGATCCACGGGGGCTACGGCTACATGAGCGAATACCCGATTGCGCGCATCTGGGCCGACGCACGCGTCGGCCGCATCTACGGCGGTTCGACCGAGGTGATGAAGGAAATCATCGCTCGCGCGATCGAACCCTGA